One region of Streptococcus parasanguinis genomic DNA includes:
- a CDS encoding glycosyltransferase, translated as MSKKAVVFSADLSYMEKLETAMKSLCAHQDQLKIYVLNEDLPTEWFTIMNQRLRQLDSEVINCRMSPEQFQSFSLPSDHIHYATYFRYAIPEFVEEERILYLDCDMIFTQDLSPLFEVDLKGYGLGAVVDKPTTTDGFNAGLLVIDKTWWQEHQVTEALFDLTREHHQQVYGDQGILNLYFKDAWFPLPWTYNLQVGSDKDQYLYGDLDWYDDFQGIPAVIHYTSHNKPWTSKRFNRFREQWWFYYALSWEEILLRKPILKQNYQDLVGEFPYHAAIYTHTADIHELETLLKELPDVVIHVLAHSHFGFNLVQLERYPNLFLYPSFDPLTSRKVLEKLDFYLDINPYDEVDQITQTLSQQGLPIFSFEGTNHVENGENQVFADDQVQEMVAAIRDYLKRNEKKHGNK; from the coding sequence ATGAGTAAAAAAGCTGTCGTATTTTCAGCGGATCTATCTTATATGGAAAAGTTGGAAACCGCTATGAAGTCACTGTGTGCCCATCAGGATCAGTTGAAAATTTATGTCTTAAATGAGGATCTACCAACAGAGTGGTTTACTATCATGAATCAGCGCTTGCGCCAGCTGGATTCAGAAGTGATCAATTGTCGGATGTCTCCCGAGCAATTCCAATCCTTCTCGCTTCCAAGTGACCATATTCACTATGCGACCTATTTCCGTTACGCTATTCCAGAGTTTGTGGAGGAAGAACGGATCCTCTATCTGGATTGTGACATGATCTTTACACAGGATTTATCGCCATTATTTGAGGTCGATCTAAAAGGTTATGGACTGGGCGCGGTGGTAGATAAGCCAACGACGACAGATGGATTTAATGCTGGACTTTTGGTGATTGATAAGACTTGGTGGCAAGAGCACCAAGTAACAGAGGCTCTTTTTGACCTCACTCGTGAACACCATCAACAGGTCTATGGAGATCAGGGAATTTTGAATCTGTATTTCAAAGATGCGTGGTTTCCATTACCTTGGACCTATAATTTACAAGTGGGGTCTGATAAGGATCAATACCTCTATGGAGATCTAGACTGGTACGATGACTTTCAAGGGATTCCGGCGGTCATTCACTACACCTCTCATAATAAACCTTGGACCTCCAAACGCTTCAATCGTTTTCGTGAACAATGGTGGTTTTACTATGCCCTCTCTTGGGAGGAGATTTTACTTCGAAAACCGATTTTGAAGCAAAATTATCAAGACCTAGTGGGAGAATTTCCTTATCATGCTGCTATTTATACCCATACAGCAGATATCCACGAGTTGGAGACGTTGTTAAAAGAGTTGCCAGACGTAGTGATTCATGTCCTTGCCCATAGCCATTTTGGTTTTAATTTGGTGCAATTGGAACGCTACCCCAACCTCTTTCTTTATCCCTCTTTTGATCCCTTGACCAGTCGAAAGGTCCTAGAAAAATTGGATTTCTATTTGGATATCAATCCCTATGATGAGGTCGATCAAATCACGCAAACACTCAGTCAACAAGGCCTTCCGATTTTTTCTTTTGAAGGAACCAATCATGTAGAGAATGGAGAAAATCAAGTATTTGCGGATGATCAGGTGCAGGAGATGGTGGCAGCGATTCGCGATTATTTAAAGAGAAACGAGAAGAAGCATGGAAACAAATGA
- a CDS encoding cysteine hydrolase family protein, with amino-acid sequence MTKALISIDYTVDFVADDGKLTAGAPAQAISETIAQVTQLAFDQGAYVFFAIDAHDVEDPFHPESKLFPPHNIIGTSGRDLYGPLADFYREHKADPRVFWMDKRHYSAFSGTDLDIRLRERHVDTVILTGVLTDICVLHTAVDAYNLGYQIEVVEPAVASLTPENHQFALNHFKHVLGASLVDGALAVLDTK; translated from the coding sequence ATGACTAAAGCCTTGATTTCAATTGACTACACTGTCGATTTTGTGGCAGATGATGGTAAACTTACGGCAGGTGCTCCTGCACAAGCTATTTCTGAGACTATTGCTCAGGTGACCCAATTGGCCTTTGACCAAGGAGCCTATGTCTTTTTTGCCATTGATGCGCATGATGTAGAAGATCCATTTCATCCTGAAAGCAAGCTCTTCCCACCTCATAATATCATTGGGACCAGCGGACGTGATTTGTACGGACCTTTGGCAGATTTTTATCGGGAGCACAAAGCGGATCCACGCGTCTTTTGGATGGATAAACGTCATTATTCTGCTTTTTCAGGAACGGACCTAGATATCCGCCTGCGTGAACGTCATGTAGATACCGTCATTTTGACAGGTGTCTTGACTGATATCTGTGTCCTTCATACAGCGGTTGATGCCTACAATCTCGGTTATCAGATCGAAGTCGTGGAACCTGCAGTGGCGTCGCTCACTCCTGAAAATCACCAGTTTGCCTTGAATCATTTCAAGCATGTCTTAGGGGCAAGCTTGGTAGACGGCGCACTAGCAGTATTAGATACTAAATAA
- the codY gene encoding GTP-sensing pleiotropic transcriptional regulator CodY, with protein sequence MANLLEKTRKITSILKRTDEQLQVEMPYNDIAQQLADIIHCNACIINSKGTLLGYFMRYKTNNDRVEAFFQNKKLPEDYAKAASLVYDTEANLDVDHDLSIFPVETKSEFPDGLTTIAPIHVSGIRLGSLIIWRNDKQFADDDLILVEIASTVVGIQMLNYQREEDEKNIRRRTAVNMAVNTLSYSELRAVSAILSELKGNEGQLTASIIADRIGITRSVIVNALRKLESAGIIESRSLGMKGTYLKVLIPDIFEEIKKRDY encoded by the coding sequence ATGGCAAACTTATTAGAAAAGACACGTAAAATTACATCCATCTTGAAACGGACTGATGAACAGTTGCAGGTCGAGATGCCTTATAATGATATTGCCCAGCAATTAGCGGATATTATCCACTGTAATGCCTGTATCATTAATAGCAAGGGAACCCTTCTTGGTTATTTCATGCGTTACAAGACCAACAATGACCGGGTAGAAGCTTTCTTTCAAAATAAAAAATTACCAGAAGATTATGCCAAGGCAGCTAGTTTGGTCTACGATACAGAAGCGAATTTAGATGTGGACCATGATTTGAGTATCTTTCCGGTCGAAACCAAGTCTGAATTTCCTGATGGCTTGACCACCATTGCGCCTATTCATGTTTCTGGGATTCGGTTGGGTTCCTTGATCATTTGGCGCAATGATAAACAGTTTGCGGATGATGATTTGATCTTGGTTGAGATTGCGAGTACCGTGGTAGGGATTCAAATGTTGAACTACCAACGCGAGGAAGACGAGAAGAATATTCGTCGTCGGACAGCGGTGAATATGGCTGTCAATACCTTGTCTTACTCTGAATTGCGGGCTGTTTCTGCCATCCTTAGTGAATTGAAAGGAAATGAGGGACAGTTGACTGCTTCTATCATCGCGGATCGGATTGGCATTACCCGCTCTGTGATTGTCAATGCACTCCGGAAATTGGAGTCAGCTGGTATTATTGAAAGCCGTTCTCTTGGAATGAAGGGAACCTATCTCAAAGTGTTGATTCCAGATATCTTTGAGGAAATTAAGAAAAGAGATTACTAA
- a CDS encoding pyridoxal phosphate-dependent aminotransferase — MKEYNKSSKLEHVAYDIRGPVLEEAMRMRANGEKILRLNTGNPAEFGFTAPDEVIHDLIMNARDSEGYSDSKGIFSARKAIMQYCQLKKIPNVDIDDIYLGNGVSELIVMSMQGLLDNGDEVLVPMPDYPLWTAAVSLAGGNAVHYLCDEEANWYPDIEDIKSKITSNTKAIVVINPNNPTGALYPDEILLEIVEIARQNNLIIFADEIYDRLVMDGEKHTAIASLAPDLFCVSMNGLSKSHRIAGFRVGWMVLSGPKHHVKGYIEGLNMLSNMRLCSNVLSQHVVQTSLGGYQSVDELLLPGGRIYEQRNFIYKAINDIPGLSAVKPKAGLYIFPKIDRDMYRVDDDEQFVLEFLKQEKILLVHGRGFNWKDPDHFRIVYLPRVDELAQIQEKMTRFLKQYKR, encoded by the coding sequence ATGAAGGAATATAATAAATCAAGCAAACTCGAACATGTCGCTTACGATATTCGTGGTCCAGTCTTGGAAGAAGCCATGCGCATGCGAGCAAATGGAGAAAAAATTCTACGTTTGAATACAGGGAATCCTGCTGAATTTGGCTTTACAGCTCCAGATGAAGTCATCCATGATTTGATCATGAATGCGCGTGATAGTGAAGGTTATTCAGACTCAAAAGGGATCTTTTCAGCCCGCAAGGCTATCATGCAGTACTGCCAGTTGAAAAAAATTCCAAATGTGGATATTGATGATATTTACCTTGGGAATGGAGTGAGTGAGCTGATCGTCATGTCCATGCAAGGACTACTTGACAATGGGGATGAGGTCTTGGTTCCCATGCCGGACTATCCTCTTTGGACAGCAGCCGTCAGCCTAGCTGGTGGGAATGCGGTTCACTATCTTTGTGATGAAGAAGCAAACTGGTATCCAGATATTGAGGATATCAAGTCGAAAATCACCTCAAACACTAAGGCTATCGTTGTCATCAACCCAAATAACCCAACAGGTGCCCTCTATCCAGATGAGATCCTACTTGAGATTGTAGAGATCGCTCGTCAAAATAACTTGATCATCTTTGCGGATGAAATTTACGATCGCTTGGTCATGGATGGGGAAAAACACACGGCTATTGCAAGTTTAGCGCCTGATCTCTTCTGTGTGAGTATGAATGGCTTGTCAAAATCTCACCGGATTGCCGGTTTCCGTGTTGGTTGGATGGTTCTATCCGGACCCAAGCACCATGTGAAGGGCTATATCGAAGGCTTGAACATGTTGTCCAATATGCGTCTTTGTTCAAATGTCTTGTCTCAACATGTTGTGCAAACCTCTCTTGGAGGCTACCAATCCGTGGATGAACTCTTGCTTCCAGGTGGTCGAATCTACGAACAACGGAACTTTATCTACAAAGCCATCAATGATATTCCAGGTCTCTCAGCCGTTAAGCCAAAGGCTGGTCTCTATATCTTCCCTAAGATTGATCGGGACATGTACCGCGTGGATGATGATGAGCAATTTGTTTTAGAGTTCTTGAAGCAAGAAAAAATTCTCTTGGTTCATGGCCGTGGCTTTAACTGGAAAGATCCAGATCACTTCCGGATCGTTTACCTTCCACGTGTCGATGAGTTAGCTCAAATTCAAGAAAAAATGACTCGTTTCTTGAAACAATACAAACGTTAA
- a CDS encoding universal stress protein, which produces MSQKYENIMVAVDGSHEAELAFEKGVNVSLRNGSKLTIAHVIDTRALQSVSTFDAEVYEELQEEANELLKGYKERAEKVGVQNVVTVVEMGNPKVLLANDIPSKEGVDLIMVGATGLNAFERLMVGSSSEYILRHAKVDLLVVRDKDKTM; this is translated from the coding sequence ATGTCTCAAAAATACGAAAACATTATGGTCGCTGTCGACGGTTCTCATGAAGCAGAATTAGCCTTTGAAAAAGGGGTTAACGTTTCTCTTCGCAACGGCTCTAAATTGACGATTGCCCACGTCATCGATACCCGTGCCCTTCAAAGCGTCTCAACTTTTGATGCTGAGGTCTACGAAGAATTGCAAGAAGAAGCAAATGAATTGCTCAAAGGCTACAAGGAACGTGCTGAAAAAGTCGGCGTTCAAAATGTTGTGACTGTTGTAGAAATGGGAAATCCAAAAGTCCTCTTAGCCAATGATATCCCAAGTAAGGAAGGGGTTGACCTTATTATGGTCGGGGCTACCGGACTCAATGCCTTCGAACGGTTAATGGTCGGATCCTCCTCAGAATATATCCTTCGCCACGCCAAAGTAGACTTACTAGTGGTACGTGATAAGGATAAAACCATGTAA
- a CDS encoding Cof-type HAD-IIB family hydrolase, whose amino-acid sequence MEIKAVFFDIDGTLVNDSRAVLKSTEKAIQSLKEEGIYVGLATGRGPAFVKPFMERYGFDFAVTYNGQYILTKDRVLFTSPIDKKSLHQLIDYAREHRKEIALGTKDGVFGSRIMSFGMSPISTWSSRFVPRKMARTVSRGFNKVVSKVVPQDQDTLYALAQEPIYQVLILSSPEETAKIEKEFPDLKFTRSSPFAADVLNPGISKLEGIRIVGQEFGFDIDEVMAFGDSDNDLEMLSGVGLSIAMGNGTTSVKAIAKHTTTSNGKDGIQKALQHFGILSEKELFLSKDDHFNKVKTFHGVMDGETQEKPVVWQPQDALYRTMFKQEELVEFVRAASKSEEEFDRSVAALHEALDKAADKVRSKHPAEISMVGQVDALIDTLYLTYGSFVLMGVDPEEVFEIVHRANMGKIFPDGKAHFDPVTHKILKPDDWEEKYAPEPAIKKELDRQLKAYEKHAKQKEAKKDN is encoded by the coding sequence ATGGAAATAAAAGCAGTCTTTTTTGATATCGATGGAACATTGGTCAATGATAGTCGAGCGGTCCTAAAATCAACAGAAAAAGCCATTCAGTCTTTAAAGGAAGAAGGGATCTATGTCGGCCTTGCGACAGGGCGGGGACCGGCCTTTGTCAAACCGTTTATGGAACGCTATGGCTTTGATTTTGCAGTGACCTATAATGGTCAGTATATTTTGACCAAGGACCGCGTGCTGTTTACCAGTCCAATCGATAAAAAGAGCCTGCACCAACTAATTGACTATGCTCGGGAACACCGTAAGGAAATTGCTCTCGGTACCAAGGATGGGGTATTTGGTTCTCGGATCATGAGTTTTGGGATGAGTCCTATTTCAACCTGGTCTAGTCGCTTTGTGCCCCGTAAAATGGCCCGTACCGTCAGTCGAGGATTTAACAAAGTGGTCAGCAAGGTCGTCCCACAAGATCAGGACACCCTCTATGCACTAGCGCAAGAACCAATCTACCAAGTGTTGATCTTATCGAGTCCAGAAGAGACTGCAAAAATTGAAAAAGAGTTTCCGGATCTGAAATTCACACGTTCTAGTCCTTTTGCAGCAGATGTCCTCAACCCAGGGATTTCCAAGTTAGAAGGGATCCGCATCGTTGGTCAGGAATTTGGCTTTGACATCGATGAAGTGATGGCTTTTGGAGATTCTGATAATGACTTAGAGATGCTATCAGGTGTTGGCTTATCCATTGCGATGGGAAATGGAACGACCAGTGTCAAAGCGATTGCCAAGCATACCACGACCAGTAATGGCAAGGATGGCATTCAAAAGGCCCTGCAACACTTTGGTATTCTCTCAGAGAAAGAACTCTTTCTTTCTAAGGATGATCACTTCAATAAGGTCAAAACCTTCCATGGTGTGATGGATGGGGAAACCCAGGAGAAACCAGTTGTTTGGCAGCCTCAAGATGCCCTTTATCGAACCATGTTCAAGCAAGAGGAGTTGGTAGAATTTGTCCGAGCAGCTAGCAAAAGTGAGGAAGAATTTGACCGCTCGGTAGCAGCTCTTCACGAAGCCTTGGATAAGGCTGCAGATAAGGTTCGGAGTAAGCATCCAGCTGAGATCTCCATGGTAGGGCAGGTTGATGCCTTAATTGATACCCTATATCTGACTTATGGTAGCTTTGTACTAATGGGGGTCGATCCTGAAGAGGTCTTCGAGATTGTTCACCGGGCCAATATGGGCAAGATTTTCCCAGATGGAAAGGCGCACTTTGATCCAGTAACCCATAAAATTCTGAAACCAGATGATTGGGAAGAGAAATACGCCCCAGAACCAGCCATCAAAAAAGAACTCGATCGCCAGCTCAAGGCCTACGAAAAACATGCAAAACAAAAAGAAGCAAAAAAAGACAACTAA
- a CDS encoding asparaginase — protein sequence MFKKILALHTGGTISMAADDSGAVITNEVNPMTQITSPIEGIAVTSEDFFNLPSPQMTPCHMLALYQKIKEEAHNYDGIVITHGTDTLEETAYFLDTMELPEIAVVITGAMRSSNELGSDGVYNFLTALRVAADPKARDKGVLVVMNDEIHAAKYVTKTHTTNVSTFQTPTHGPLGLVMKKEILFFKTAEPRVRFDLDTIDGFVPIIATYAGMKTDLLDMLDLSKLDGLIIEAFGAGNIPKETAHKLQEFMDAGLPIALVSRCFNGIAEPVYAYEGGGVQLHQAGVFFIKELNAPKARIKLLIALNAGLKGQELKDYIEG from the coding sequence ATGTTTAAGAAAATTTTAGCACTACATACCGGAGGGACCATTTCGATGGCGGCAGATGACTCTGGGGCAGTGATTACCAATGAAGTCAATCCCATGACCCAAATCACTTCACCAATTGAAGGAATTGCAGTCACCTCAGAGGACTTCTTCAACCTTCCCAGCCCTCAAATGACCCCCTGTCACATGTTAGCCCTATATCAAAAAATCAAAGAGGAAGCTCACAACTACGACGGCATCGTTATCACCCACGGGACAGATACGCTGGAAGAAACGGCTTATTTCTTGGATACCATGGAGTTACCAGAGATCGCTGTGGTCATTACAGGAGCTATGAGAAGCTCCAACGAACTTGGAAGCGATGGCGTCTATAATTTTCTGACAGCCCTTCGGGTAGCTGCAGATCCAAAAGCACGCGATAAAGGCGTCTTAGTCGTCATGAACGATGAAATTCATGCGGCTAAGTACGTCACCAAAACCCACACCACCAATGTCAGCACCTTTCAGACACCAACCCACGGCCCACTGGGGTTGGTCATGAAAAAGGAAATCCTCTTCTTTAAAACAGCCGAGCCAAGGGTGCGCTTTGATCTCGATACCATCGATGGGTTCGTTCCGATCATTGCTACCTATGCAGGGATGAAAACCGATCTGCTGGACATGCTGGATCTTTCAAAGCTGGATGGTCTCATTATCGAAGCCTTTGGAGCAGGAAACATCCCTAAAGAAACGGCACATAAACTCCAAGAATTCATGGATGCAGGTCTTCCAATCGCTTTAGTATCTCGTTGCTTCAATGGAATCGCTGAACCCGTCTACGCATATGAAGGAGGAGGCGTCCAACTCCATCAAGCAGGTGTCTTTTTCATCAAGGAATTAAATGCCCCCAAAGCACGCATCAAACTCCTCATCGCCCTCAATGCCGGCCTAAAAGGACAAGAACTCAAAGACTATATCGAAGGGTAA
- the recG gene encoding ATP-dependent DNA helicase RecG — MNLHQPLSVLPGVGPKSAEKFKKLGIETLEDLLLYFPFRYEDFKTRNVLELEDGEKAVISGVVATPANVQYYGYKRNRLRFSIKQGDQVIAVNFFNQPYLADKIEVQQTVAIFGKWDKAKGSLTGMKLLAQVEDDLQPVYRVTQGVSQNSLVKLIKIAFDQGLDQLLEENVPQVLRDRYQLMSRSQAVQAMHFPKDLAEYKQALRRVKFEELLFFQLQLQVLKEENHDASQGISLAWNPEKLAERKKQLPFELTQAQENSLNEILTDMASPYHMNRLLQGDVGSGKTVVAGLAMYAALSAGKQAALMVPTEILAEQHKESLQNLFLDLPIALLTGGLKAAEKREVLEEISSGKVQLIVGTHALIQEGVHYQDLGLVIIDEQHRFGVSQRRILREKGQNPDVLMMTATPIPRTLAITAFGDMDVSIIDQMPAGRKEIITRWVKHEQLEVVLDWLVKELGKGSQAYFISPLIEESEALDLKNALALKEELETFFGQRARVSLLHGKMKSEEKDAIMQSFKEHQVDVLVSTTVIEVGVNVPNATVMVIMDADRFGLSQLHQLRGRVGRGNKQSYAILVANPKTDSGKQRMKIMTETTNGFVLAEEDLKMRGSGEIFGTRQSGIPEFQVADLVEDYPILEEARKVASQIVATPDWREHPDWHLLSLYLEKKEHLD; from the coding sequence ATGAATCTACACCAACCCTTATCCGTACTTCCTGGAGTCGGTCCAAAATCGGCGGAAAAATTTAAAAAGTTAGGAATTGAAACCTTAGAAGATCTGCTCTTGTATTTCCCCTTTCGCTATGAAGACTTCAAAACGCGCAATGTTTTAGAGTTGGAAGATGGTGAAAAAGCCGTCATCTCTGGGGTGGTAGCAACACCAGCCAATGTCCAATATTATGGCTACAAACGAAATCGCTTGCGTTTTTCGATCAAACAGGGAGACCAGGTCATTGCGGTTAATTTTTTCAACCAACCCTATCTAGCAGACAAAATTGAGGTTCAGCAGACAGTGGCGATTTTTGGAAAATGGGACAAGGCCAAAGGCAGTTTGACAGGGATGAAACTCCTGGCTCAAGTGGAAGATGATTTGCAGCCGGTCTATCGAGTGACGCAAGGAGTGAGCCAAAACAGCCTGGTGAAATTGATCAAAATAGCGTTCGACCAGGGCTTGGACCAGCTTTTAGAAGAGAATGTACCCCAAGTCTTGCGGGATCGTTATCAACTTATGTCTCGTTCCCAAGCAGTGCAAGCTATGCATTTTCCTAAGGATCTGGCAGAGTACAAGCAAGCCCTTCGCCGGGTAAAATTTGAAGAGCTCCTCTTTTTCCAGCTGCAACTCCAAGTGCTAAAAGAAGAAAATCACGATGCCAGCCAAGGGATTTCCTTGGCCTGGAATCCAGAAAAATTAGCAGAACGAAAAAAACAGCTTCCTTTTGAGCTAACGCAAGCTCAAGAAAACAGCCTGAATGAAATCTTGACAGATATGGCCTCTCCTTATCATATGAACCGCCTCTTACAAGGGGATGTGGGAAGCGGGAAGACAGTCGTGGCCGGTCTTGCTATGTATGCAGCCTTAAGCGCTGGGAAGCAAGCTGCCTTGATGGTTCCAACGGAGATTTTGGCAGAGCAACACAAGGAAAGCTTGCAAAATCTTTTTCTAGATTTGCCAATTGCCCTTCTAACAGGAGGATTAAAGGCGGCTGAGAAACGAGAAGTCTTAGAAGAGATCTCCTCAGGAAAAGTTCAACTGATTGTGGGGACGCATGCCTTGATTCAAGAGGGAGTTCACTACCAAGATCTTGGTTTGGTCATTATTGATGAACAACACCGTTTTGGGGTTTCCCAACGTCGTATTCTTCGAGAAAAAGGACAAAATCCAGACGTCCTGATGATGACGGCTACCCCTATTCCCCGGACCTTGGCTATTACAGCCTTTGGAGATATGGATGTGTCCATCATTGATCAGATGCCTGCGGGACGCAAGGAAATCATCACACGTTGGGTTAAGCATGAGCAGTTAGAAGTGGTCCTCGACTGGTTAGTCAAAGAACTTGGCAAGGGTTCTCAAGCCTACTTTATTTCTCCATTGATTGAGGAGTCAGAGGCGCTAGATTTGAAAAACGCCCTTGCCCTCAAAGAAGAGCTAGAAACCTTCTTTGGACAGCGAGCACGCGTTTCTCTTCTTCACGGGAAGATGAAAAGTGAAGAAAAAGATGCCATCATGCAGTCCTTTAAAGAGCACCAAGTCGATGTTTTGGTGTCTACGACCGTTATTGAAGTAGGAGTCAACGTGCCCAATGCGACCGTTATGGTCATTATGGATGCAGATCGGTTTGGTCTTAGCCAACTTCACCAGCTTCGAGGCCGGGTTGGGCGGGGAAATAAGCAATCCTATGCTATTCTAGTAGCCAATCCTAAGACAGATAGTGGCAAGCAGCGCATGAAAATCATGACAGAGACGACCAATGGCTTTGTGCTAGCGGAAGAAGATTTGAAAATGCGGGGTTCAGGTGAAATCTTTGGAACTCGTCAATCTGGGATTCCAGAATTTCAAGTGGCGGATTTGGTAGAAGATTATCCCATTCTGGAAGAAGCAAGGAAAGTTGCCAGCCAGATCGTAGCCACGCCAGATTGGCGCGAACACCCCGATTGGCATCTGCTCTCGCTTTACTTAGAAAAGAAAGAACATTTAGACTAG
- the alr gene encoding alanine racemase, which yields MKASKHRPTVARVDLDAIAFNVQQVSEHIPSQALKYAVVKANAYGHGVVAVTKKLAPQVDGFCVSNMDEALEIREEGLQHPLLILGVVPSETVNLAKEHDIRLTVASLAWLDQLLGQEADLSGLKVHIKVDSGMGRIGFRRIEEIKEAERLLLAAGAEIEGIFTHFATADEADDRKFQAQYQFFKEVLAALETLPPIVHASNSATSLWHADTIFTAVRLGDVMYGLNPSGSVLALPYEIKPALSLVSELVHVKQLEAGQDIGYGATYTTEEPQWIGTIPIGYADGWIREMQNFHVLIKGDYCPIVGRVSMDQITVRLPEELPLGTKVTLIGRDGEKEITATEVADYRGTINYEVVCLLSDRIPRDYTGEE from the coding sequence ATGAAAGCAAGTAAACATAGACCAACGGTTGCAAGAGTCGATTTGGATGCCATTGCCTTTAATGTGCAACAAGTCAGTGAACATATTCCGAGTCAAGCCTTGAAATATGCAGTCGTCAAGGCCAACGCCTATGGTCATGGGGTTGTTGCGGTGACCAAAAAATTGGCACCTCAGGTAGATGGTTTTTGTGTTTCCAATATGGATGAAGCCCTTGAAATCCGTGAAGAAGGCTTGCAACACCCTCTTTTGATTTTGGGAGTTGTGCCAAGTGAAACAGTGAATCTAGCCAAAGAGCATGACATCCGCTTAACGGTGGCTAGTCTTGCTTGGTTGGACCAATTGCTTGGACAAGAAGCAGATCTTTCAGGATTGAAGGTCCATATCAAGGTGGATTCAGGAATGGGGCGGATTGGATTCCGAAGGATCGAAGAGATCAAAGAGGCTGAACGCCTCCTCTTAGCAGCTGGAGCTGAGATTGAAGGGATCTTTACTCATTTTGCGACAGCAGATGAGGCAGATGATCGAAAATTTCAAGCGCAATACCAGTTTTTCAAAGAAGTATTGGCTGCTCTTGAAACCCTTCCTCCTATTGTCCATGCGAGTAATTCTGCCACCTCTTTGTGGCATGCGGATACGATTTTCACAGCTGTGCGCTTGGGAGATGTCATGTATGGCTTGAATCCGAGCGGATCTGTGTTAGCCTTGCCTTATGAAATCAAGCCAGCCTTGAGTTTGGTGAGTGAGTTAGTTCATGTGAAACAATTAGAAGCTGGTCAAGATATTGGCTACGGAGCAACCTATACGACAGAAGAACCCCAATGGATCGGGACGATTCCTATCGGCTATGCGGATGGTTGGATCCGAGAGATGCAAAACTTTCATGTGCTGATTAAGGGGGACTATTGTCCCATTGTTGGTCGCGTTTCGATGGACCAGATTACTGTTCGCCTTCCAGAAGAATTGCCTCTGGGGACCAAGGTTACCCTAATTGGCCGAGATGGAGAAAAAGAAATTACGGCAACAGAGGTTGCAGATTACCGTGGGACCATTAATTATGAAGTGGTCTGTCTCTTGAGTGATCGGATTCCTCGTGACTATACAGGTGAAGAATAA
- the acpS gene encoding holo-ACP synthase → MIKGHGIDIESIAAIEKAYQKNTRFAEKVLTEAERERFEELSGKRKMEYLTGRWSAKEAFSKAMGTGIGPVGFQDLEILNDAHGAPYFSKSPFSGKVWISISHKGDLVSTSVILEEENESK, encoded by the coding sequence ATGATCAAAGGACATGGCATCGATATCGAATCGATCGCTGCGATTGAAAAAGCCTATCAGAAGAATACCCGATTCGCTGAAAAAGTCTTAACCGAGGCTGAGCGAGAGCGCTTTGAGGAATTGTCTGGAAAACGGAAGATGGAATATTTAACGGGCCGATGGTCCGCCAAAGAAGCCTTTTCGAAGGCAATGGGAACAGGGATTGGACCGGTTGGTTTTCAAGATTTAGAGATTTTAAATGATGCCCATGGAGCTCCCTATTTTTCCAAGTCTCCTTTTTCTGGGAAGGTATGGATTTCGATCAGTCATAAGGGAGATCTAGTGTCGACCAGTGTCATTTTGGAGGAAGAAAATGAAAGCAAGTAA